Proteins encoded within one genomic window of Festucalex cinctus isolate MCC-2025b chromosome 18, RoL_Fcin_1.0, whole genome shotgun sequence:
- the ins gene encoding insulin, with the protein MASWWLQALTLLVLMAASRPAAADPQHLCGSHLVDALFLVCGDRGFFYNPKRDVHPLLGFLPPKVGVAAAGDKGEAELDFQGLQDHMEVLVKRGIVEQCCHKPCNIFDLQNYCN; encoded by the exons ATGGCGTCGTGGTGGCTTCAGGCGTTGACCCTGCTGGTCCTGATGGCGGcgtcccggcccgccgccgcagACCCGCAACACCTGTGCGGCTCGCACCTGGTGGACGCCCTCTTCTTGGTGTGCGGCGACCGCGGCTTCTTCTACAACCCCAAGAGGGACGTGCACCCCCTGCTGG GTTTCCTCCCGCCCAAGGTTGGCGTGGCGGCGGCCGGCGACAAGGGGGAGGCGGAACTGGACTTCCAGGGCCTCCAGGACCACATGGAGGTGCTGGTGAAGCGAGGCATCGTGGAGCAGTGCTGCCACAAGCCGTGCAACATCTTTGACCTGCAGAACTACTGCAACTGA
- the ik gene encoding protein Red: protein MPETESYSNPLAPEGHDVDDSRSAAQSKLTNDDFRKLLMTPRATPSSAPPSKSRHHEMPRDYNEDEDPAARRRKKKSYYAKLRQQEIERERELAEKYRDRARERRDGVNKDYEETELISTTANYRAVGPSAEADKSAAEKRRQLIQESKFLGGDMEHTHLVKGLDFALLQKVRAEINSKEKEEEDMMEKVQKEAKKDVEPEEKIEFKTRLGRNIYRMVFRSGVLDRNELFLPGRMAYVVDLDDEFTDTDIPTTLIRSKADCPSMEAQTTLSTNDIVISKLTQILSYLRQGTRHKKIKKKDKGKADEKRAPEADIGIFDDIGDYVPPAVSSSKPSKDKDRRRDRDRDRERDRDRDRDRDRDDEKKRRHAYFDKEQQVVEEADAGPGSVRDQLKLINEKFAGAAGNQWKGQDAPSQRRDTQEHLGDFFGGSNSYAECYPATMDDLAVDSDEEVDYSKMDQGNKKGPLGRWDFDTQEEYSDYMNNKEALPKAAFQYGIKMSEGRKTRRFKETNEKAELDRQWKKISAIIEKRKRMEADGVDVKRPKY, encoded by the exons ATGCCCGAGA CGGAGAGTTATTCAAACCCTCTGGCTCCGGAGGGTCACGATGTGGATGACAGCAGATCAGCTGCTCA GTCAAAGTTGACCAATGACGACTTCAGGAAGTTGCTGATGACACCGCGGGCCACACCTTCTTCGGCCCCACCTTCCAAGTCCAGGCATCATGA aATGCCAAGGGACTACAATGAAGATGAAGATCCTGcggcgaggaggaggaagaaaaagag CTACTACGCTAAACTGCGCCAGCAAGAGATAGAGCGCGAGCGCGAGCTGGCCGAGAAATACCGCGACCGAGCCCGAGAGCGGCGGGACGGCGTCAACAAGGACTACGAGGAGACGGAACTCATCAGCACCACCGCCAACTACCGAGCCGTGGGACCCTCTGCCGAGGC GGACAAGTCTGCAGCGGAGAAACGACGTCAGCTGATCCAGGAGTCCAAGTTCTTGGGTGGTGACATGGAGCACACTCACTTGGTGAAAGGTCTTGACTTCGCTCTGCTACAGAAG GTGAGAGCCGAGATCAACAGCaaagagaaagaagaagaagacatgaTGGAGAAAGTCCAGAAGGAAGCCAA GAAAGATGTGGAACCAGAGGAGAAGATTGAATTCAAGACTCGTCTCG GTCGCAACATCTACCGCATGGTGTTCCGCTCGGGCGTGCTGGATCGCAACGAGCTTTTCCTGCCGGGCCGCATGGCGTACGTGGTGGACCTGGACGACGAGTTCACCGACACCGACATCCCCACCACGCTCATACGCAGCAAAGCCGACTGTCCCAGCATGGAG GCGCAGACGACGCTGAGCACCAACGACATCGTCATCTCGAAGCTGACGCAGATTCTCTCCTACCTCCGCCAAGGAACTCGACACAAGAAGATCAAGAAGAAGGACAAAG GTAAAGCGGATGAAAAACGAGCTCCAGAAGCTGATATCGG CATCTTCGACGACATCGGCGACTACGTGCCGCCGGCCGTGTCCTCTTCCAAACCTTCCAAAGATAAAGACCGACGACGAGACCGAgacagagatagagagagagacagggacagagacagagacagagacagagatgaTGAGAAGAAGCGAAGACACGCCTACTTTGACAAGGAACAACAG GTGGTGGAGGAGGCGGACGCAG GTCCGGGATCAGTGCGAGATCAGCTGAAGTTGATCAATGAAAAGTTTGCAGGTGCTGCAGGCAACCAATGGAAGGGCCAGGATG CGCCTTCGCAGAGGAGGGACACTCAGGAACACCTTGGGGATTTCTTTGGGGGATCCAACTCTTACGCTGAGTGCTACCCTGCTAC GATGGACGACCTGGCTGTGGACAGTGACGAGGAAGTGGACTACAGCAAGATGGACCAA GGCAACAAGAAAGGTCCACTGGGTCGCTGGGACTTTGACACTCAGGAGGAATATTCGGACTACATGAACAACAAGGAGGCGCTGCCCAA GGCGGCGTTCCAGTACGGCATCAAGATGTCGGAAGGCCGCAAGACGCGCCGCTTCAAGGAGACCAACGAGAAGGCAGAGCTGGACCGCCAGTGGAAGAAGATCAGCGCG ATTAtcgagaagaggaagaggatggAGGCCGATGG GGTGGATGTGAAACGCCCCAAATACTGA
- the rps14 gene encoding small ribosomal subunit protein uS11 has protein sequence MAPRKGKEKKEEQVISLGPQVAEGENVFGVCHIFASFNDTFVHVTDLSGKETICRVTGGMKVKADRDESSPYAAMLAAQDVAQRCKELGITALHIKLRATGGNRTKTPGPGAQSALRALARSGMKIGRIEDVTPIPSDSTRRKGGRRGRRL, from the exons ATGGCGCCACGCAAAGGCAAGGAGAAGAAGGAAGAGCAGGTGATCAGTTTGGGACCTCAGGTGGCCGAAGGCGAGAACGTCTTCGGCGTCTGCCACATTTTTGCCTCCTTCAACGATACCTTCGTGCACGTCACCGACCTCTCCGGGAA GGAGACCATCTGCCGCGTGACGGGCGGCATGAAGGTGAAGGCGGACCGAGACGAGTCGTCCCCGTATGCTGCCATGTTGGCGGCGCAGGACGTGGCGCAGCGCTGCAAGGAGCTCGGCATCACCGCGCTGCACATCAAGCTCAGGGCCACCGGCGGCAACCG CACCAAGACGCCCGGACCGGGAGCACAGTCGGCACTGCGAGCCCTCGCACGATCTGGCATGAAGATCGGACGCATTG AGGACGTGACCCCCATCCCGTCAGACTCGACGCGCAGAAAGGGAGGTCGTCGCGGACGCCGACTGTAA
- the chm gene encoding rab proteins geranylgeranyltransferase component A 1 has translation MAAEDLPSEFDVVIVGTGLTESVVAAACSRVGQRVLHLDTRSYYASKWASFTFNALLTWIKEHQEHLPSNEVQDWSSLLQVGEEPICLSNADCASIRNLQVFCFTSEEEEEEEEEEEEVQSCIEEEKQQEDEEACPESGEQTAHVGQNHQDEDETKNTEEEEPSPAGPLETTNQSEPSKKKMTYADLLKEGRRFNIDLVSKLMYARGSLVDLLIKSNVSRYAEFKNVTRILTYRHGNVEQVPCSRADVFASRQLSMVEKRKLMRFLASCLEEEEEELEAYSARSYLDFLGDQQLGDNLQHFLLHSIAMATEDTPARDGLASTRHFLRCLGRYGNTPFLFPVYGLGEIPQCFCRMCAVFGGVYCLRHPISCLLLDKTANRCTSLIDGRGQRITSCHFVLEDGFLPAQLKNEATLTRSISRGVLITDRSVLHGDQHQISLVTIPPVEAGLPAVRMVELSSSTMTCAPGTYLVHLTCQSLLGSAYEDLSPLVSRMFNTAQSCDQDSRPGVLWCFYFNMEDGGGSAEVVDGDRLPSNVYVCSGPDAELGHEHAIKQAEAIFHKIVPDQDFCPPAPNPEDILYDADNTADPEGVLADGAKADGAEDDELAELQEQQQFQVE, from the exons ATGGCAGCAGAGGATCTTCCATCAGAGTTCGACGTCGTAATCGTGGGCACAG GTCTTACGGAGTCTGTGGTGGCGGCAGCATGTTCTCGAGTGGGACAAAGAGTTCTACACCTGGACAC GAGGAGTTACTATGCATCAAAGTGGGCCAGCTTCACGTTTAATGCTTTACTGACGTGGATCAAGGAACATCAG GAGCATTTGCCCAGCAATGAGGTCCAGGATTGGTCCAGCCTATTGCAAGTTGGGGAGGAGCCAATTTGTTTGTCAAATGCAGACTGCGCCTCCATCAGGAATTTGCAGGTGTTCTGTTTTACCAG tgaggaggaggaggaggaggaggaggaggaggaggaggttcaAAGCtgcatagaagaagaaaaacaacaagaagatgaagaagcatGTCCAG AGTCAGGGGAGCAAACAGCTCATGTGGGGCAAAATCACCAAGACGAAGACGAG ACCAAAAACACAGAAGAGGAGGAGCCCAGCCCGGCAGGCCCCCTGGAGACAACCAACCAATCGGAGCCCAGCAAGAAGAAGATGACCTATGCTGACCTGCTCAAAGAAGGACGAAGGTTCAACATCGACCTCGTCTCCAAG TTGATGTATGCTCGCGGCTCATTGGTGGACCTGCTCATCAAATCAAACGTCAGCCGCTATGCCGAGTTCAAGAACGTCACCCGGATCCTGACCTATCGCCACGGCAACGTGGAGCAA GTACCGTGCAGCCGGGCTGACGTGTTCGCCAGTCGCCAGCTGTCGATGGTGGAAAAGAGGAAACTGATGCGTTTCCTGGCTTCCTgtctggaggaggaggaggaggagctagaAG cttacAGTGCTCGATCATATTTGGACTTCCTGGGCGACCAGCAACTGGGCGACAACCTGCAGCACTTCCTGCTGCACTCCATCGCCATGGCGACAGAGGACACGCCCGCCCGGGACGGCCTGGCCTCCACGCGCCACTTCCTGCGCTGTCTGGGTCGCTACGGCAACACTCCCTTCCTGTTCCCCGTGTACGGCCTGGGAGAGATCCCGCAGTGCTTTTGCAG GATGTGTGCTGTGTTTGGGGGCGTGTACTGCCTGAGGCATCCAATCAGCTGCCTGCTGCTGGACAAGACTGCCAACAG GTGCACTTCACTGATTGACGGCCGTGGCCAACGAATCACaagctgccattttgtgttggAAGATGGCTTTCTCCCTGCTCAGCTGAAGAATGAGGCCACACTCACCAG GTCCATCTCCAGAGGTGTCCTCATCACCGACCGATCCGTTCTGCACGGCGACCAGCATCAG ATCTCCTTGGTAACCATCCCTCCGgtggaggcgggacttcctgcCGTGAGGATGGTGGAGCTGTCATCGTCCACAATGACCTGTGCACCGGGAACAT ATTTGGTCCACCTCACCTGTCAATCACTACTGGGCTCCGCCTACGAGGACTTGTCGCCCCTTGTGAGCAGGATGTTCAACACCGCGCAGTCATGCGACCAAGACTCGCGTCCCGGTGTCCTGTGGTGTTTCTACTTCAACATGGAGGACGGTGGTGGGAGCGCCGAGGTGGTGGATGGCGACCGGTTGCCGTCTAACGTTTACGTGTGCTCGGGACCGGACGCCGAGCTGGGTCACGAGCATGCCATCAAGCAG GCGGAGGCCATCTTCCACAAGATCGTCCCCGACCAGGATTTCTGTCCTCCAGCGCCCAACCCTGAAGACATCCTCTATGACGCCGACAACACGGCCGATCCTGAAGGTGTCCTCGCTGACGGCGCGAAGGCCGATGGTGCTGAAGACGATGAGCTGGCTGAGCTCCAAGAGCAGCAGCAGTTCCAGGTTGAGTGA